A segment of the Carya illinoinensis cultivar Pawnee chromosome 1, C.illinoinensisPawnee_v1, whole genome shotgun sequence genome:
CTGTTGTTCAATATCACAATCCAGGAGGAATGAGGAATAATCGACACGAATTACAATGACAGGAATTCGGAATTAGTTGGGAAATTGAATTATCAGAATTACTTTACTGAGAGTTGGAACTGCATAGGCGCACAGGCTCGTCCAACTATTTTAAAAAGCCCTTACAGcacactgagagagagagagtagaaactagaaagaaaataaaacaagtacATTGACAGAAGCTAAGATCTCTGCAACCGTTAACAGAAAACAAAGTGGcagaggaaaagagagagagaaataaaaagatttCGTGCTGTGGTGTTCGTTTGTTATGGCTCTGGTTCTTAAATACTAACAACCAGTGCTCACTGTCCTGCAAAAGTTCCTCCTTAATTCCCCCTTACAGGAGGTGCTCTTTTTTGTCAGATCTCGACTCTCAAAGCCCAGGAATCAAGCCCCAAGAAACAACTACTGGCTCTTGTTCTTCTACGCGGAGTCCAACTCAAAGTTTCCCTTTCAAGAGAGTGCCCCTGCAGTGTTTATTGGTTTATTTTCCGTCTTATTCTTTAATCATGCCTATTCTTCAGATAAAGCTACAAGTCATAGGATATTaggtgagtgagagagagagagagagaacattgtGTGACAACTAAGGCACTTCCAATCTTGGAATTGGGTGAACTTTTGGAGAGTTTAATACACTGCAAAATTGTAACTTCCTTGGGCAAAGCTGTAACTGACTGCCTAGGCAATACGAGTGGCACCGTTGCCGTCCTTTGTTCGAAAGGGAAAACGAGACGAGCACTTAACTCTCTCTTTCTAAGGAGTAAAAGAAGGCAACGGATTGCGGACTGTCATACATTTGTCACGAAGAGTCTCTTGCTTACTCTGCTTGTCCTATTATAAATCCCCTCATCAACCCTCAAGTGCAGAGCCAAAGAGACCGAGATTTGGTATCTTCTTTTGCATGACAATATATGATTTCTTTCAAGAATCttcttggattttatttttgagattttcccGACTTATTTATAAGCTGTATGTTGCAGATCTACTTCGTCTGTAAGAAATGTTACCTCAGAAACAAGCGGAGGAGGCCATGGTCTCGAGCTTCAACTTGACTGAGCGTGATgacagagaggaagagaaggcaGACGAGTCGGGTTTGGGCCTCAAAAGCTTTCTCTGGCATGGTGGGTCTGTCTATGATGCATGGTTCAGCTGTGCATCCAACCAggtatagggaaaaaaaaattcaggtcATAAGTTggattcataaaaatattttttcaatcagTTTTATCAGagaaagattttattgattttagtttttggttttggttttggttttacagGTGGCTCAGGTTCTGTTAACGCTGCCATACTCTTTCTCTCAAATGGGTATGCTTTCAGGGATTATACTGCAGGTCTTTTATGGTCTGCTTGGAAGCTGGACTGCTTATCTGATCAGTATTCTATACGTCGAGTACCGAAGCCGGAAGGAGAAAGAGAATGCCAGCTTCAAGAACCATGTTATCCAGGTAAGCATTTCAAGAACACCGTCACACTGTACAATTTCATGCAACtcaaatttatttgaatttgagtaaaaaataaaagaattgttcTTTTGTGTATCTATGGACAGTGGTTTGAAGTGCTCGATGGTTTACTTGGCCCGTACTGGAAAGCCGTTGGGTTGGCCTTCAACTGTACCTTCCTTCTCTTTGGATCTGTTATCCAGCTCATAGCTTGTGCAAGGTgttcttcattcttttctcAAACTTGGCTTTCCATCTTTGCCTTTGGATTTGTAGTTTCAACGCGATTATAAGATTTGGGTTATGTTTATTACTAAAAATTCGTGCTTTTACGTGGGATTAATTATACAGTAATATATACTACATAGACGACCATTTGGACAAGAGGACATGGACATATATCTTTGGAGCTTGCTGTGCCACCACCGTGTTCATACCCTCATTCCACAACTACAGGATTTGGTCCTTCCTTGGGCTGGGAATGACCACCTACACTGCTTGGTATTTGACCATTGGAGCCGTTGTTAATGGCCAggtacaaaaaattaaattgagaacaTTTCTCACGAGCCTCTTCCTTCTTTGTGTGCGCTTTATTTAATTAGAGCTTCCCTTTTTCActcttatattatatttatataatatatttatatattactgGTTTACAGGCAGAGGGTGTTACGCACAGTGGCCCAACAAAGTTGGTTTTGTATTTCACAGGCGCCACCAATATACTGTATACTTTCGGCGGGCACGCCGTCACCGTGTGAGTTTGACCATATCCTACTTTTTTAAAGGAACCCATGCTGCTATATTCTTCTCTGAAAATtcagagagattaaaaaagggTAAAATTTATTGCTCGGTGATCTTCGTTCGAAAGCCTCTGCAATATGCCATAAATGGGCTTTGAGGGAAAAGACAAAATCACGATCGAATTATTTTATTAGCTCCATTAATGTCCTACGCGTAGTTAAATGGGACGCAAAGTTTGTAAGTTAACCTAGATGGTTATGCAagggaaatattttattttttggatgatttCCAAAATATGCTCTGTTGTTTCTGGTAGGTAACAAGAGTGAGTGAGGTTCCCTCATTTTATAAACGAAGTTTCAGCGTAAGTTTTGGTTGCTCTATACTAGCTTGACCATGTGGTGATGTACTTGGTCTTTCACAACTCTTGAGTCATTCGGCTTCCATTTACTAACTTTATGCACTCGGTCTTCCACTCATGTTCTGACATGGTTTTCAGTGGCTTCCATTAAAAAATGTTATGTCAGTACAATAGAGATTTGAGGTAGTGGGTTCATTTAATAGGCATCCCAAATCTTCGTCTTTATTTCACTCAAGTTGGGATTATGCATGCTTCTTTCAATAAACGATGTTCATAAAATAGTGCCTTATAATTGTTCATTGCATCCGGGTCGCACTTCAACGGTCCAGTCAAGTGAAGATCCCTCggatttttgggttttgtttcgtttttctctttctttctagtCCTCGTCAAGTGTAAAGTATTGATTTTGCTGCCATACTTTGTGCCTCAGAAGTGTCTTTTTTaagtgaaaaggaaaatatttgtATATGATAAACGGGAATTGAAATTGATGATGGTTGGTAAAGTTTATAGGATCATTCATATTGCTTACAGGGAAATCATGCATGCAATGTGGAAACCTCAGAAATTCAAGTACATATATCTCCTGGCCACCCTCTATGTATTCACCCTTACTCTTCCATCTGCGATTGCCATGTACTGGGCCTATGGCGACCAACTTCTGACCCATGCCAACGCCTTTGCGCTCCTTCCCAGGAATGGATGGCGTGATGCTGCAGTCATTTTAATGCTCATTCACCAGGTCCATACACTTTCCCTTTAGACTTGATTACATAACCAATGCATGTAGCCTGATGCACCAATGAAAGAATACCTGGGAAATTGCTTCAGTATGTTATTGCCAGAGCTATTTAATTAGTCAGGGAATTGTTGTTGCCAGAGCTTTAATTATTTCTTTGAGCAACACTAAAACATGTCGATGCTCCGTTTTTAACCAACAATATTTTCCCTTCAACGAAAATTAATTTACACGTTTCAGCTGATTTATTTGATATCATGATTGGCAGTTCATAACTTTTGGGTTTGCTTGTACGCCCTTGTATTTCGTGTGGGAGAAAGTTATAGGAATGCATGACACGAAGAGCATATTTTTAAGGGCACTGGTGCGTTTGCCTGTGGTAATACCAATCTGGTTCTTGGCCATTATATTTCCCTTCTTTGGTCCCATCAACTCGGCTGTGGGGGCTCTTTTGGTCAGCTTCACGGTCTACATCATCCCCTCTTTAGCACATATGTTCACTTTCAGATCTGCCTCCGCAAGACAGGTAAATGGTTTGATCTCCCCGCctcttatcttcattttttttggttgtaGTACTCATATCCAACTGGCATTGTCTAGTCCACCATTGAAGTTGTTAATGCATTACCACCTGCCTCACTTCCATCCATAATGTCGACTATTGTAATCTGGTGGGCACACATGCTTATATCTGGTGTGTGGTGGTCGAAATAGTTCTTATATCCATATAAGCGAGCATATTGCTCATTGACACAATCTTAATCACTGTTTAGTCAATCTCAGCTATTGAATTATTAGAGAGAGGGGTGATATTCTGACCCCCGAGCAAATTTATTGGCTATCTTGCTGTTGCCAAGTCTTTAAGCTGTTAGTGGTGAGCCAAGAGCGTACCTAATATTAATCTGTTTTAAGGTCGTGTCTACAGATTTTTTGGTAGCCTGTCATTTTGTCGTTCTGTCAATGTTATATTCAAGATTTGTTGATTCTGAGAAGCGTCcgaatctcaatacaaaattcccctttttctttctttggggATGAAATTTCGGAAACTCATTTTGAGAGCCCCATTGATTTACCTTCTTACAGTAACTAGTAAGCGTTTGAGTTCGGAACACAAGGATGCACCCAGATTTACGTGGGCACAAAACTACAGGGTTTTACAGCTATACTTGCCTCTTATGACAAAAGAGAGGGGGCAaggttttaattgtttgaggctATGGATCCAGCTTGTCGATTTGGCCTGGAAGTGACTTTCAATCCCATAAACAAATATAGCCCCACAAACTCTTCAGGAAATTTATGAAAAAGAGATGAGGTTGGTGGCATCTCCTTGTCATTCAGTTATTTCACACTGTCACATTTCTACTCTTCTTGTACTGGCCACCTCTTGGACTGCTTTGGTCCAAGCCAATTCAACTCTAGGAGTCGACCCTACTTAGTTCACCAGTCTAATTCTTGGACCTAACTGCGACTTCCAATGACATTGCTGAGCCGAAGCATTGAGCTTACTCTGCTAATTTATactaatgaaaatgaaaaaggaattAATTACTCCCATCTTCCTATCTTATTGCAGATTTGGTTAATATTTTGACTGCATGTACTTTCTCTCCCTACTTGTTTAAGCAAAACTGCTTAGTATTTCAACTACGAAATCAAACTGTGATTTTGTCTACGTAGCAGAACCCATTTATTTATACCTAACATTTAGTTTTGTAACTCTGGTGTATGCAGAATGCGGCAGAGAAGCTTCCATTCTTCCTTCCGAGCTGGACTGCCATTTATGTAGTGAACACGTTTATAGTGGTATGGGTGCTGGTAGTCGGATTTGGCTTTGGAGGGTGGGCCAGCATGAACAACTTCATCAACCAAGTTGACACTTTCGGCCTCTTTGCCAAGTGCTATCAGTGCCCGCCCCGAGCCACACCCGCGAAAAATCACTAATTTTCTCAGGCATATTACATAAGGAGCATCAACATTTCCCCTTGTGCTTGCGGTGTGCTGTAATGTCCCTATCCTTTTGTTACGTCTAGTATTGTGAAAGGTGTTCTCCTTTTAGTTAATATCAAAGCCTTACATTTGGATATCTTTTTTCCCAAGTATACAAGTAAACAATATATTCAGATGATCATGCCAATTATAAAGGCCAAGGACGCCAACCAAGAACacttataatttgatttggaatgCATGCAGCAGTAGTCATTATTATTATCTTCTTGGCTAAATCTTACCAAATCTCCCATATCTGTTTCTATGAGTTTTGGTACATGCATGCTGGCCATTGTATTTGCTTCACGTGGCTTTCAAATTCGGAAACTTGTGTCTAGCTAGCAAATTCCAGCTCCCTTCCATGTGAGTTCACGTGAATATTACAAAACAGTGTAGTCTGTATTATTATGattaataatctaaattaagccACCTCAGAGTGGCTCTTGTTTATTTTTGCTCACTCGCATAACACAGCGTTATACAATATACATATATCTTATATATGTCGTTTTGCGGAATAATCACGTTGTCTTCTACGCTGACTAGTCAAATGCAGTGGATTATTAAACATGGGTCCCTCTCGTTGATGTGGATGGCTTGTAAAGGTgcatggtttggtttttgtagCTAATTTCAACTTTACTGCCATATACAGAAGTAGCGAACAGCTTCCGCTCagcttcattttttcttttgccgCATTTATGCAATTATGATAAAGCTTCGGCGTGCATGGGGATGTCCAAGACAAAACCAGATATGATGAATTGGCTTTTTTAAGTTGCGCAGGAGCAAATTGGTCCCCATAATAGTTCATTTAAGCATTTAAGTCAACGAAAGAGAGAAATTGATTAAGCTCCACCAATGCATGACAAGCAGTCGGCCTGCATCCatgagataaaaaagttaaaagttctCGTCTCGAATATCAATCTTTTTTCTGCTCCTTTTCTTTCTCACGTATAAGATGATGACAGAAACCAGCAACTTTAAAGAAAGTCTCTAAGAAAAAATACGAGAAAAGAGGAAACGGGCTTTATCAAATAAAAGACGCCATCACCTCATCAAATCACACGTTCCCATACTGTTctgatcttttttttcttttttctttctttcttttttccatgaAAAAGCATATTTCTTTACAATACAAAGTAACAAAAGTGTGAAAGCAACATctcagccttttttttttccaattgttGTGAGGACATATATTCGTTATTGGGTAATAAATAGCGACACTGTGATTTGGTGACCAAAAAATGGATGCTTCCGCTCCCCTTACAACCGGAAAATTTCCCCTACGAATAAAGGTTTGCTCCTTTCTTTGCGATTTATTCAAGGGTTAATTAGATATCATGAAGCTTTTGGTAGTAAATATTGTCATTCTCAGCTGTACGTACTTGCTTTTACCCAAAATCATGTTAAACTAACTTCCTCTCTTACTCCCTTCAAACAAGAAACATTAATCTTAAAGATAAGTAATGGTTTTCATCTTGGATTTTGTCATCCTAATCATACATTGTTGATATAATAGatcattttaattgatttttttatttaactggAAGACAACTAGGTAGGTAAAATGTATCACATcaccaaatatgataaaatttacaACAAAGAGTAACATTGCTCatttaagaaataatttaaaaggCGAATATCTTCTTTCTAGGCGTAATGCAGCATTAGTTGAAATTCTTTTGATACAGttcatataaaaattacaaacgGGCTCTGTGCGTCTCTGTATTAGCCCTTTGTTACATTCAACAAAACCGAGCTTCCAGAAAGCTCTAAAAGACCACCGAAAAGCCCAGTTTAGAGTGTACCATATAGCCATCGAACCACTAGCCCCAGAGAATTCTAGACTACATGGGTTCGATGGCTAACGCAGCAAAGGCAGCATAAAATTTGGGCGTGTCTTTTTCCATCTGTGTCACCTCTTCCAGCATTTCCACTAAATCAGCCTTCTCTCTCTCAGCCCTTTTCTGTAGGCCCAAAATTACACTCTCCAGCCTGCACTTTTCCATTCTATGAGACTCGGCCTTGCTCTTCAATCGCCGAATCCACATTTTGAACAGCTGGAGCTCCTCCATCACCTCGGTTAATTCCACTCGGTTAATTCCACTAATCTTTTCCTCGGCCGAAACACATTGTACCCCAAACTCTGAAGCTCCTCCatagtcttccacagcttgctGGACCTAAACCAGAAATCATTTGCTGTCAGAGTATGGATTTCTTCGACCGTTTCTTCAAATGCTCGATCCCACCCGGCCATCAAACTCTTCCTTGCCACTTCAGAGTAGCTCCGAATCTGAAGAAAGTGAGGACTGTGAGGGATGCCTTTCAAAATTCGCGAAATGGGTATCAGTGGTAAACGTGGAGACGAAACAGATTCAGAAGTTTCTTCCATTTTCGGAACCGTCTCGATCTCTTTCTGAATTGTATGCTGATTGGGTTGAGCGTCTTTCCATGAATTCTCTGCGTGATCTGAGCTCAATGGCATGAcctttttatctaaaaatttttttaaaagatagtgGAATATTATTAGACAAATTAACTTGGATGTACCGTGTACGAAACGAAATACACACGTACACACGAAAGAAACATTGGTTCGATCCACGAACAAGATGATCACCAGCCACAGTGATTGGTTTAGCATTTGTAGAAAATGACAAGAGTGTTTTACCGTGGGTGACAAACGAGCTGGCAAATACATGCACAAACACCGTCGAATTCATAGCGTTAGACGACTGCAATCCGGAAGAAATCGGAGCAGGGAAATTCGTCGTCTCTCCGGCACCAGAGGTACTGGTAATATATAGAGGATGTGATGACGGGAAGGGGTTGGAAAACGGAGTCGTAAGAGTGGAATTTGACAAATTTGAATTTGTTGCAGAGGACTCGGTGTTGGCCCTGAAGGAGCTGCGATTCCTACCACCTTTCGCCACCATTAGACGATTCCGTGGGCGGAGTTTGGCTTTGACATCAAATGTTCCTGATCATCGGAAAATTGTGGAAATGCTATTATAATTAGTTGGATCACTAGCGAGTgtgtgttagagagagagagatgattacCGGACGAAAAAGAAGCAGAAGAAGCTGATAATGTTCCAAAGACGAAGGAGTTCGAGTCGGCCATGGCCTGAAAGCTGGTgataaaagggaaaagagaggcCACTGGTCTTAGGTCTGTGCTCCAAGGCTTGATTgaagtaaaataaaagtaaGAATAAAGCAGGAGCCACTTTCTCCATTTTTGACACGAGTTCTTCTAGCTGCAGGCAAATTGTGTACCAATTGTGCACCGAAGGATGACGTGGCAGGGGCATTTGTGTAAttgtataaaaaagaaaaatacgaagcgaagaagaagagaagaaataaCTCAACTtccatttttcaattttcatcctTCCTCCGTCTCCCCTCTCCCAAATTCCACCCTATTTTCGCCATTTTCATCTCCGTTGCAGATTGGCTGATCTCCTCGTGACCCACCTCCTAAGCAAGCCTGATTCAAgagttttcctttatttttatttccgttTCTATCTTCCTCAACGTGCACAAATTCTGTGTTTTGTGCTTACAAAAGAGGTTCGGCTTCCCACATCACGAGCTCTTTCTCTCCGTCTGTATTTTTTTCTGCTGCTCTTTCCTTGTTTGCGTTGTGTTATTGTTATGTATTCTGTTCTAACTTATATTAGGTTACTTTGGTAATAGCCAGGAGAAATCTTACTAGTCTCTGTTTAAATTGGCCATGTTTTGGATGTAAAACCTCTTGAGAGCACTCGATCTGGAGATTTTGGTTGTTGAATATTTGGTTTTAGTGAAAGTAGAAGAACTAAAACTCCTTGAAGCTGAGCAGTGACCAGCATGATTTGTTGGTCACTAGTAGATACAAGAATATTTTCTTTGcattaaatttgaatttgttAGTGGCTGCATTCCTACCCaacttaggaaaaaaaaaaaacaaggacaTAAAAACATAATAGGCTTGAAATATCCATTGTTGTGAATTCAGCAAGGGcgcaattaatatataattattgatttctgaaaaagttaaatcttttttagaagagaaaaaaattcaatttgtcTTGTTATATTTGGTGTTACATTAAAACTAGGTgtatagtttttaatatttttataaaaataagattgTTTTAAATGTTTGGATGCTTAAGGGAGGgacacaaataattaaaaagaaatataccAAAAACAAAGTTTATATCTTTTCAAAAAATGCTTAATACTTCCCAAGATATATTTGCAACTCTGCCCATTTGTTTGCTACTTCTGCATGCGCCTGAATGAGTACCTTATCCTCCTCTTCACTCCACATATCCTTCTGCAAAGtaacaaaaaagaagaggaaaacaataaaatgaGGTATATATTGTGTACGTGCACAAGTACTCCCTCATATTGGTGGTGTATTCTTTCTTTGATCAACCTAAATTTTGAGCCTTTTCTCTAGATGGAGATTCTCTAGATGGTGATAGGGAAGGAGCACGCATCTCCTATGTATCTCTAGGTGGTCTACATTTTTCTGCTTTGATTTATGGGACACAACCTTGAATTTGATCCTCTAGCTTTTAGTCAATTTTCTGCTATTGGTATGAAAATTGGGATTTGCTTGTAGTGGTTTGCAACTGAGAATGTATATCGATTACCTAGGATGATTGGAGAACAGGTTATTAAGTCCAGGTTATATTTTTTCCACTTGTGGTTTGTAAGATGCAGTTCTAAGACTTTTACCACTGATAGATTGTAGCTTCTCTTGTATAGCTAGcttctcttattttatatagGCATTTATATTTGTACTGATGTTAATGGCTTTTGTTCTCAGTAATTGAGgatgaattataatattttttgtcaagTGATTACAACTGCTTATGTTGATTGTTTTGAGTAGTACGTGCCTGAGTTTGGGAAGCTTTGTGCGTTGGgatgaattaaattatttcatgttTTGGAGTATTGGACAGTGCTCCACACACTCCACATTGGGCTTTGTTTAAtttcttgaaatattttctGTATGATAAAAAATAGACAGAATTGACACCTAATTGAACCTCATAGAAATATAGGCCCCAATGACATGCAtaccaataaaaatatttcattgagACTTTATTCTCGTATACAATTCGCATTCTATGTGGTTGTGGctcatttattttatctttttttattgctttttaAACAGTTCAAGGGAGCTCAGATCCTTTAAAGTAGCTTTTACCTATTACTTCAGTATTTCTGATGATGCATGGATTGAGGCTGCTGCAAATCTTCCATTATTGAAGGAGCTTGAAATTTCAAACCGTCCTTGGAGCATAGAAAAGTTTCTGGAAGCTGTGGACCGCAATTGTCCCCATTTGAAATCACTCAAATTGAAAAGTCTGGGAATTTATTATTGGGGAGTAGATTCTTCCAATGGGAGTAATCATTAGGCTGTTGCTATTTTAGAGAACCTACCTGGACCATTAATCCTCTTGCTTTATGAAAATAAGCTGACAGATAATGCATGTAGTTAATTATCAGTTGTATCCACTTCACAGGTTTCTTACTTAGATGAAGGTTGCACATGATGCATATTGGAGGTTTTATTTTTGAGCAAGTCTAACTTGGTCAACAGTCACCCAAATCCACAATCTTGGGGTCAGAAGAAAGGAAGTAGTTTTTTTGTTAGAGATAAAGTCATACTAGGCTTTTTGAGACCTGTAATA
Coding sequences within it:
- the LOC122291941 gene encoding auxin transporter-like protein 1, which encodes MLPQKQAEEAMVSSFNLTERDDREEEKADESGLGLKSFLWHGGSVYDAWFSCASNQVAQVLLTLPYSFSQMGMLSGIILQVFYGLLGSWTAYLISILYVEYRSRKEKENASFKNHVIQWFEVLDGLLGPYWKAVGLAFNCTFLLFGSVIQLIACASNIYYIDDHLDKRTWTYIFGACCATTVFIPSFHNYRIWSFLGLGMTTYTAWYLTIGAVVNGQAEGVTHSGPTKLVLYFTGATNILYTFGGHAVTVEIMHAMWKPQKFKYIYLLATLYVFTLTLPSAIAMYWAYGDQLLTHANAFALLPRNGWRDAAVILMLIHQFITFGFACTPLYFVWEKVIGMHDTKSIFLRALVRLPVVIPIWFLAIIFPFFGPINSAVGALLVSFTVYIIPSLAHMFTFRSASARQNAAEKLPFFLPSWTAIYVVNTFIVVWVLVVGFGFGGWASMNNFINQVDTFGLFAKCYQCPPRATPAKNH
- the LOC122291949 gene encoding uncharacterized protein LOC122291949, translating into MADSNSFVFGTLSASSASFSSGTFDVKAKLRPRNRLMVAKGGRNRSSFRANTESSATNSNLSNSTLTTPFSNPFPSSHPLYITSTSGAGETTNFPAPISSGLQSSNAMNSTVFVHVFASSFVTHDKKVMPLSSDHAENSWKDAQPNQHTIQKEIETVPKMEETSESVSSPRLPLIPISRILKGIPHSPHFLQIRSYSEVARKSLMAGWDRAFEETVEEIHTLTANDFWFRSSKLWKTMEELQSLGYNVFRPRKRLVELTEWN